The window CAAAAAAGAGAGCTGAGTAAAACATTTTTTTTAAAATGTTACTCAGCTTTTTTTACAAGTTTCTTCATCTTTGTTAATAACAATAACTTCATGTCCTTTTGAAGTGAAAGATTTTATAAGGAAATGTATCTCTTTTCCTTCTCTAGCAATTATAATATTCAATTTGAAATCTCCTTTATACTAAGCTTTTAAATTTTTCGATTGATAAACTAATGGGACTAATAGTTTCTATTCCAAAATCTTCATAAAGATTTTGTCTAGTGGGATCAAAAACTCTAGCTATAACTTTGGGAACATTATATATTTTTTTGCTATCTGTGCAATCATAAGATTTGTATTATCATCATTAGTAGCTGTAACAATTATTTCAGCTTGTTCAATATTAGCAAGTAAAAGAGTATATTTTTCTATTTCATCAGCTTCTATAGTAAAGCCACTAAAAATCTCACTTAACTTTTGAAAGGTCTCTTCTTTTTTACTACACTTTTCTTTTGAGTAGATAGATATTCTGCAACGCTCGCTCCAAAAGCTCCACAGCCAATTATTATAATATAGTCCATTTCTCTTTTATTCATAATTACCTACCCTAAATTAAAATCTTTTGATTCTCCAGCATTAGTAACTCTTTCTAAGTTACAAATTGCAGGTTCATAAGATGGATTAAAAGCTAAAGATGCTCTATATTGTTTTTGAGCATTTTCAGTATTTCCAACACTTTCAGCAATAACTCCTAAAAGATTGTATGTTTCAGGAGAGTTTACATTTTTACTAACAGCTTTTTCTAACATCTCTTTTGATTTTTTTAAATTTCCATTAGTTATATATAATTTTGCAAGTTCAATCAACTCTTCAAAAGAACAATTTTCTTTTTCCTTTAATTCTTCACGAGAAAAAACTTTTTTTATTAATTCTTTTATTTGAGCAGGAGTAAAAGGTTTTCCAATAAAGTCAACAGCATTTAATTTTATTGCTTCAACTGCTTCTTTGATACTTCCATAAGCAGTCATCATAATAATTTCAGTATTATTTTTACAAGCTCTCAATCTTCTTAAAACTTCCATTCCATTTATTCCAGGCATCTTTATATCAAGTAAAATCAAGTCATATTTTTTTTCTTTTTGGATAAGAATTTCTATTGCTTCTTCTCCATTAACGGCAAAATCAATTTCATATCCTTCACTTAAAAGACAGTAGTTTAAAGTTGTTCTAATATTTTTTTCATCATCAACTATTAATATTCTTTTTTCCATTTTTATTTGTATAATAATCTATAATTAAATTATTA of the uncultured Fusobacterium sp. genome contains:
- a CDS encoding response regulator, whose translation is MEKRILIVDDEKNIRTTLNYCLLSEGYEIDFAVNGEEAIEILIQKEKKYDLILLDIKMPGINGMEVLRRLRACKNNTEIIMMTAYGSIKEAVEAIKLNAVDFIGKPFTPAQIKELIKKVFSREELKEKENCSFEELIELAKLYITNGNLKKSKEMLEKAVSKNVNSPETYNLLGVIAESVGNTENAQKQYRASLAFNPSYEPAICNLERVTNAGESKDFNLG
- a CDS encoding NAD-binding protein, translated to MSIYSKEKCSKKEETFQKLSEIFSGFTIEADEIEKYTLLLANIEQAEIIVTATNDDNTNLMIAQIAKKYIMFPKL